A genomic stretch from Bradyrhizobium quebecense includes:
- a CDS encoding TRAP transporter large permease, producing MSAALIFGLLFALMLTGMPISISLGLTVLTFLFTMTEVPIESVGLKLFSGLDNFGIMAIPFFILAGTFLTRGGVARRMIAFTTSLVGHLPGGLGLAGVAACAMFAAISGSSVATVVAIGSIMMPAMVDHGYPKRFGVGVISTSGALGILVPPSIILVLYGVSTNTSIGALFMAGIVPGVLLALMLAAVTFFVARRNGYPKMPRATIGQQFTAFRESIWGLSLIAIVLGGIYGGIFTPTEAAAVAATYAFFITVFVYKELKLSEVPKVLLQAASMSSMLLYIITNAVLFSFLMTHEQIPQEMAAWIIDKNFSVWMFLLVVNVILLLAGNVMDPSSILLIMAPILFPLATKLGVHPVHLGILMIVNTEVGLCHPPVGLNLYIASSIAKMGISEITISVLPWLCAMLVFLGLITYVPEISLWLPRLLGMI from the coding sequence ATGAGCGCCGCACTTATCTTCGGACTGCTGTTTGCCCTGATGCTGACGGGCATGCCGATCTCGATCTCGCTCGGCCTGACCGTGCTCACCTTCCTGTTCACCATGACCGAGGTGCCGATCGAGAGCGTCGGCCTGAAGCTGTTTTCGGGCCTCGACAATTTCGGCATCATGGCGATCCCGTTCTTCATCCTGGCAGGCACGTTCCTGACCCGCGGCGGCGTCGCGCGGCGCATGATCGCGTTCACGACCTCGCTGGTCGGGCATCTGCCCGGCGGCCTTGGGCTAGCTGGCGTCGCGGCCTGCGCGATGTTCGCGGCGATCTCGGGCTCGAGCGTCGCCACCGTGGTTGCGATCGGCTCGATCATGATGCCGGCGATGGTCGATCACGGCTATCCGAAGCGTTTCGGCGTCGGCGTGATCTCGACCTCGGGCGCGCTCGGCATCCTGGTGCCGCCCTCGATCATCCTGGTGCTCTACGGCGTCTCCACCAACACCTCGATCGGCGCGCTGTTCATGGCCGGCATCGTGCCGGGCGTGCTGCTTGCGCTGATGCTGGCCGCGGTGACCTTCTTCGTGGCGCGGCGCAACGGCTATCCGAAGATGCCGCGCGCGACCATCGGCCAGCAGTTCACGGCGTTCCGCGAAAGCATCTGGGGCCTGTCGCTGATCGCGATCGTGCTCGGCGGCATCTATGGCGGCATCTTCACGCCGACCGAAGCGGCCGCGGTCGCCGCCACGTATGCCTTCTTCATCACCGTGTTCGTCTACAAGGAGCTGAAGCTCTCCGAGGTGCCGAAGGTGCTGCTGCAGGCGGCGAGCATGAGCTCGATGCTGCTCTACATCATCACCAACGCGGTGCTGTTCTCGTTCCTGATGACGCATGAGCAGATCCCGCAGGAGATGGCGGCCTGGATCATCGACAAGAACTTCTCGGTCTGGATGTTCCTGCTCGTCGTCAACGTCATCCTGCTGCTCGCCGGCAACGTGATGGACCCGTCGTCGATCCTCCTGATCATGGCGCCGATCCTGTTTCCGCTGGCGACCAAGCTCGGCGTGCATCCGGTGCATCTCGGCATCCTGATGATCGTCAACACCGAGGTCGGGCTGTGCCATCCGCCGGTCGGGCTCAATCTCTACATCGCGAGCAGCATCGCCAAGATGGGCATCAGCGAGATCACGATCTCGGTCCTGCCGTGGCTATGCGCGATGCTGGTGTTCCTCGGCCTG
- a CDS encoding TRAP transporter small permease: MLLKILDRLEEIIIASLMGAATLLTFVTVVHRFLVDVPVLYPYLFGINLAWSQELCIYMFIWMAKFGAAYGVRTGIHVGVDVLINRLNDAWRKRTISFGLLGGALFTAIVGTMGAKFVFELMHTDQVSPDLEIPSWIVYACIPLGSYLMCFRFLQVCWNYWWTDELPHHDASHVDGVETSKTAPVALGEA, from the coding sequence ATGCTGCTGAAAATTCTGGACCGGCTCGAGGAAATCATCATCGCGAGCCTGATGGGCGCTGCGACGCTTCTGACCTTCGTCACGGTCGTGCACCGCTTCCTGGTCGATGTGCCGGTGCTCTATCCGTATCTGTTCGGCATCAATCTCGCATGGTCGCAGGAACTGTGCATCTACATGTTCATCTGGATGGCGAAGTTCGGTGCCGCCTATGGCGTGCGCACCGGCATCCATGTCGGCGTCGACGTGCTGATCAATCGCCTCAATGACGCCTGGCGCAAGCGCACCATCAGCTTCGGCCTGCTCGGCGGCGCGCTGTTCACCGCGATCGTCGGCACCATGGGCGCCAAGTTCGTGTTCGAGCTGATGCACACCGATCAGGTCTCGCCCGACCTCGAGATCCCGAGCTGGATCGTCTACGCCTGCATCCCGCTCGGCTCCTACCTGATGTGCTTCCGCTTCCTGCAGGTGTGCTGGAATTACTGGTGGACCGACGAGCTGCCGCACCATGACGCCTCCCATGTCGATGGCGTCGAGACCAGCAAGACCGCGCCCGTCGCGCTTGGAGAAGCGTGA
- a CDS encoding TRAP transporter substrate-binding protein, translated as MRKSILAAASIAALTFVGQASAQSPIVIKFSHVVASDTPKGKAADKFKELAEKYTGGKVKVEVYPNSTLYKDKEELEALQLGAVQMLAPSNSKFGPIGIKEFEVFDLPYILPDLKSLRKVTDGPLGAQLLKKLDSKGMTGLAYWDNGFKQMSANKKLVAPADYKGLKFRIQSSKVLEAQFRALGSIPQVMAFSDVYQALQTGVVDGQENTWSNIYTQKMHEVQKYATVTNHGYIGYVVVVNKKFWDGLPADIRDELNKAMKEATEFGNNQSAKENEDALAEIKKAGKTEIISLTPEQDEAMRKAMMPVYKDVASRVGQPLIDEFLKETGRSPMN; from the coding sequence ATGCGTAAGTCCATTTTGGCCGCGGCGTCGATCGCGGCCTTGACCTTTGTCGGGCAGGCCTCGGCGCAGTCGCCGATCGTCATCAAGTTCAGCCACGTGGTGGCCTCGGATACGCCGAAGGGCAAGGCGGCCGACAAGTTCAAGGAACTCGCCGAGAAGTACACGGGCGGCAAGGTGAAGGTCGAGGTCTATCCGAACTCGACGCTCTACAAGGACAAGGAAGAGCTCGAGGCACTGCAGCTCGGCGCGGTGCAGATGCTGGCGCCGTCGAACTCGAAGTTCGGCCCGATCGGCATCAAGGAATTCGAAGTCTTCGATCTGCCCTACATCCTCCCGGACCTGAAATCGCTGCGCAAGGTGACCGACGGTCCGCTCGGCGCCCAGCTGCTCAAGAAGCTGGATTCCAAGGGCATGACCGGTCTCGCCTATTGGGACAACGGCTTCAAGCAGATGAGCGCGAACAAGAAGCTGGTCGCGCCCGCCGACTACAAGGGACTGAAATTCCGCATCCAGTCCTCGAAGGTGCTGGAGGCCCAGTTCCGCGCGCTCGGTTCGATTCCGCAGGTGATGGCGTTCTCCGACGTCTACCAGGCGCTGCAGACCGGCGTGGTCGACGGTCAGGAGAACACCTGGTCGAACATCTACACCCAGAAAATGCATGAGGTGCAGAAGTACGCGACCGTCACCAATCACGGCTACATCGGCTACGTCGTGGTCGTGAACAAGAAGTTCTGGGACGGCCTGCCGGCCGACATCCGCGACGAACTCAACAAGGCGATGAAGGAAGCCACCGAGTTCGGCAACAACCAGTCGGCCAAGGAGAACGAAGACGCGCTCGCCGAGATCAAGAAGGCCGGCAAGACCGAGATCATCTCGCTGACGCCGGAGCAGGACGAGGCGATGCGCAAGGCGATGATGCCGGTCTACAAGGACGTCGCCTCGCGCGTCGGCCAGCCGCTGATCGACGAATTCCTGAAGGAAACGGGCCGCAGCCCGATGAACTAA
- a CDS encoding IS630 family transposase encodes MAVRQLASLTLSDEERAELKALTTRRKTAQALALRARIVLTCAEGGQNKEVAAKLGLGRSTVGKWRRRFVERRVDGLHDEPRSGAPRTVDDARIEAMIVRTLESCPENATHWSSRGMAKASGLSVSTVQRIWRAFGLQPHRLETFKLSTDPNFVAKVRDVVGLYVSPPEHAIVLCVDEKSQIQALDRSQPMLPMRPGQPARRSHDYTRHGTTSLFAALDIASGRVIGKCYGRHRAVEFRKFLDEIEAAVPRDLDVHLIMDNYATHKTPLIRRWLAKRPRWHVHLTPTSSSWLNQVERFFALLTDKKIRRGIYRSVAALRADIASFIDRHNADPKPFRWTKSADDILASIERFCRYNAPPNPDSISRTSGPPH; translated from the coding sequence ATGGCGGTCCGGCAACTTGCCTCCCTGACATTGAGTGATGAAGAGCGCGCCGAACTGAAGGCGCTGACGACGCGGCGGAAGACGGCGCAAGCGCTGGCTCTGAGAGCCCGGATCGTGCTGACCTGCGCGGAAGGCGGTCAAAACAAGGAAGTGGCGGCCAAGCTGGGCTTGGGCCGGTCAACGGTAGGCAAGTGGCGGCGGCGCTTTGTGGAGCGGCGCGTGGACGGGCTGCATGACGAGCCCCGCTCCGGGGCGCCACGTACGGTTGACGATGCCCGCATCGAAGCCATGATCGTGAGGACGTTGGAAAGTTGCCCCGAGAACGCCACCCATTGGAGTTCCCGCGGCATGGCGAAGGCCAGCGGCCTGTCGGTGTCGACGGTGCAACGCATCTGGCGGGCCTTCGGGCTCCAGCCGCACCGGCTAGAGACGTTCAAGCTCTCGACCGATCCAAACTTCGTGGCCAAAGTGCGCGACGTCGTGGGCCTTTACGTCTCCCCGCCGGAGCACGCCATCGTTCTCTGTGTGGATGAGAAATCCCAAATCCAGGCACTGGACCGCAGTCAGCCGATGCTGCCGATGCGTCCCGGCCAACCGGCCCGAAGAAGCCATGACTACACAAGGCACGGCACCACATCGCTGTTCGCCGCCCTCGACATTGCCAGTGGACGGGTAATCGGCAAGTGCTACGGACGCCACCGTGCTGTCGAGTTCCGCAAGTTCCTCGACGAGATCGAGGCTGCCGTGCCGCGCGACCTCGACGTCCATTTGATCATGGACAATTACGCCACGCACAAGACGCCATTGATCCGAAGATGGCTCGCCAAGCGGCCCCGGTGGCACGTGCACCTGACCCCGACCAGTTCGTCATGGCTCAACCAGGTCGAGCGCTTCTTCGCACTCCTGACCGACAAGAAGATCAGACGCGGCATCTATCGGAGCGTTGCCGCCCTCCGGGCAGACATCGCTTCCTTCATCGACCGGCACAACGCCGATCCCAAGCCGTTCCGCTGGACTAAGTCCGCCGATGACATCCTGGCATCCATCGAACGCTTCTGCCGGTACAACGCTCCGCCAAATCCAGATTCGATATCGCGAACTTCTGGTCCACCACACTAG
- a CDS encoding lipocalin-like domain-containing protein: MRFFALAVVVYCYFTPGLAFAQDTARQLAGSWKLTSWTIQIIGGDVTEPFGRNPKGRALITPDGYAAFVIAAADRKPAANDAESAALLKTLMVYTGPFTIEDDKFTTKVDISWNELLTGQDQVRFFKLQGDKLTIRTGEQASAVYPGKKVVGTLTWERER; this comes from the coding sequence ATGCGCTTCTTCGCCCTCGCTGTTGTCGTGTATTGCTATTTTACGCCTGGATTGGCTTTCGCGCAGGACACAGCAAGGCAGCTGGCCGGCAGTTGGAAGCTGACTTCGTGGACCATTCAGATCATCGGTGGAGACGTCACCGAACCGTTTGGTCGCAATCCGAAAGGCAGGGCGCTCATCACGCCGGACGGGTACGCGGCATTCGTCATCGCGGCGGCAGATCGCAAACCGGCGGCAAACGATGCAGAGTCGGCAGCTCTCCTCAAGACGCTGATGGTTTACACCGGCCCATTCACAATCGAGGACGACAAGTTCACAACCAAGGTCGATATATCCTGGAATGAGCTTCTGACCGGGCAGGACCAGGTGAGATTCTTCAAGTTGCAGGGCGACAAGCTGACCATTCGAACGGGTGAACAAGCCAGCGCCGTTTATCCCGGCAAGAAGGTGGTCGGAACCCTCACCTGGGAGCGCGAACGCTAA
- a CDS encoding ABC transporter substrate-binding protein — MRCITLAAVAALSLVSASAVLAADKKYDPGASDTEIKIGQTMPYSGPASAYGTQGRAEAAYWKMINSQGGINGRKITLLSMDDGYSPPKTVEQTRKLVEQDEILANIGSLGTPTNSSIQKYLNGKKIPHLLISTGASKWNDPKEFPWTTPFYPPYAQEAKIYAKYVAKELPNAKIGVIYQNDDFGKDYLKGFKEGLGEKAGLIVKELSYEVTDPTIDSQIVNLKATGADVLMTITTPKFGAQAIRKVADLGWKPTHFIVSVASSIGGVLEPAGLEASTGLMTALATKVVGDPAWDTDKGVQDYLAFMKQWYPEGNPIDGSNQIGYLSAQFTAIILKNCGDVLTRENLLKQATNLSKISLPLLLPGITVSVSPTDYSTFDTFKLAKFDGKTWKFFGENISTASR, encoded by the coding sequence ATGCGTTGCATCACGCTCGCGGCCGTCGCCGCGCTCAGCCTTGTTTCCGCTTCGGCGGTTCTCGCTGCCGACAAGAAATACGATCCCGGCGCCAGCGATACCGAAATCAAGATCGGGCAGACCATGCCCTACAGCGGTCCGGCTTCGGCGTACGGCACGCAGGGCAGGGCCGAGGCCGCATACTGGAAGATGATCAACAGCCAGGGCGGAATCAACGGCCGGAAGATCACGCTGCTGAGCATGGACGACGGCTATAGCCCGCCGAAGACGGTGGAGCAGACGCGCAAGCTCGTGGAGCAGGATGAGATCCTTGCCAACATCGGCTCACTGGGCACCCCGACAAATTCGTCGATCCAAAAATATCTGAACGGCAAGAAGATCCCGCATCTGCTGATCTCCACCGGCGCCTCGAAGTGGAACGATCCGAAGGAATTCCCGTGGACCACGCCGTTCTATCCGCCCTATGCGCAGGAAGCAAAGATCTACGCAAAGTACGTCGCCAAGGAGCTGCCCAACGCGAAGATCGGCGTGATCTACCAGAACGACGACTTCGGCAAGGACTATCTGAAGGGCTTCAAGGAGGGGCTGGGAGAGAAGGCCGGTCTGATCGTCAAGGAGCTCAGCTACGAGGTGACCGATCCCACGATCGATTCCCAGATCGTCAATCTGAAGGCCACCGGCGCCGACGTGCTGATGACGATCACGACGCCGAAGTTCGGCGCGCAGGCGATCCGCAAGGTGGCCGATCTCGGCTGGAAGCCGACGCACTTCATCGTGTCCGTCGCCAGCTCGATCGGCGGCGTGCTCGAGCCTGCCGGCCTCGAAGCATCCACCGGCCTCATGACGGCGCTGGCGACCAAGGTGGTGGGCGACCCCGCGTGGGACACCGACAAGGGCGTGCAGGACTATCTCGCCTTCATGAAGCAGTGGTATCCGGAGGGCAATCCGATCGATGGCAGCAACCAGATCGGTTATCTGTCGGCGCAGTTCACGGCCATCATCCTGAAGAACTGCGGCGACGTGCTGACGCGCGAGAACCTGCTGAAGCAGGCCACCAACCTGAGCAAGATCTCGCTGCCGCTCTTGCTTCCCGGCATCACGGTATCGGTGTCGCCGACGGACTACTCCACCTTCGACACGTTCAAGCTTGCGAAGTTCGACGGCAAGACATGGAAGTTCTTTGGCGAGAACATCAGCACCGCGTCGCGCTGA
- a CDS encoding exopolysaccharide biosynthesis protein: MAPTHTSQLLEELVAQAPDGPVDLEWLLSNLDKRSFGLLLLLLGLLVIIPGVATVATLALLFPAVEMMRGRSAPSFPSFLSKRQFDFKRFKRFTVLVRPMLQAIERISRPRWDARRDVIDRLVGLVVFLLAFSAGWPLPLVNVIPGMVVVLIAVAYLQEDGLLLAIAMAAALICLLGLGWTLWATFGAVMNWMGL, translated from the coding sequence TTGGCGCCCACGCACACGTCCCAACTTCTTGAGGAACTCGTCGCTCAAGCACCGGACGGCCCCGTCGATCTCGAATGGCTCCTCAGCAACCTGGACAAGCGGTCGTTCGGCCTGCTCCTGCTGCTGTTGGGGCTGCTGGTGATCATCCCCGGCGTCGCGACGGTTGCGACGCTGGCGCTGCTGTTTCCGGCGGTCGAGATGATGCGTGGCCGCAGCGCGCCGTCGTTTCCGAGCTTCCTGTCGAAGCGACAGTTCGACTTCAAGCGCTTCAAGCGGTTCACCGTTCTCGTCCGTCCGATGCTGCAGGCGATCGAGCGCATCAGCCGGCCGCGCTGGGACGCGCGTCGCGACGTGATCGACCGCCTCGTCGGACTGGTCGTGTTTCTGCTGGCCTTCTCGGCAGGCTGGCCGCTGCCTCTGGTGAACGTCATTCCGGGAATGGTAGTCGTCCTGATCGCGGTCGCCTACCTGCAGGAGGACGGCCTGCTGCTGGCGATTGCGATGGCGGCTGCGCTGATCTGCCTGCTCGGGCTCGGATGGACGCTCTGGGCAACGTTCGGAGCCGTGATGAACTGGATGGGGCTGTGA
- a CDS encoding substrate-binding domain-containing protein, protein MTPAIADSPETIRVIISGGFAAVYREVLPEFERSTGIKVETGSGASEGTGPKTIRHQLAHGTKADVVILSREGLRKLNEDGRIRAGSETGLATAPLVAAVRSGAAKPDIGNAVALRKALIDAGEVVAPSSTSGQFVRDNVFPRLNLPDTVRLTLATRGTEAAEALRAGKANFSIGPTSELVQETGIEVVGLLPPDLQLVQTFTAAVVSDSKSPAAARRLIDFLSSDTAILRAAIKRAGMERPRG, encoded by the coding sequence TTGACGCCGGCAATCGCCGATAGCCCGGAAACGATCAGGGTCATCATTTCCGGCGGCTTCGCGGCGGTCTACCGGGAAGTGCTGCCCGAATTCGAGCGCAGTACCGGCATCAAGGTGGAGACCGGATCCGGCGCATCGGAGGGCACTGGTCCGAAAACGATCAGGCATCAGCTTGCGCACGGCACCAAAGCGGATGTGGTGATCCTTTCGCGGGAAGGACTGCGAAAGCTGAACGAAGACGGGCGGATTCGTGCGGGATCCGAGACGGGCCTCGCGACGGCTCCCTTGGTGGCCGCGGTTCGCTCAGGCGCTGCGAAGCCGGACATCGGCAATGCTGTCGCGCTGAGGAAGGCCTTGATCGATGCGGGCGAGGTGGTGGCGCCAAGCAGCACGAGCGGACAATTCGTCCGCGACAACGTCTTCCCCAGGCTGAACCTGCCGGACACGGTGCGGCTCACCCTCGCGACGCGGGGGACCGAGGCGGCCGAAGCGCTGCGCGCGGGCAAGGCGAATTTCTCGATTGGGCCGACCAGCGAGCTGGTGCAGGAGACCGGCATCGAGGTCGTCGGTCTGCTGCCTCCGGATCTGCAGCTTGTGCAGACCTTCACGGCCGCTGTCGTCAGCGACTCAAAGTCGCCTGCCGCAGCCAGGCGCCTGATCGATTTCCTTTCCTCGGATACCGCTATCTTGCGCGCGGCAATCAAGCGGGCGGGCATGGAGCGGCCGCGCGGATAG
- a CDS encoding dienelactone hydrolase family protein has protein sequence MRTIIVGALCAIAMVASAHAAVKEEPVTYSDGETTMKGFVVYDDASQAKRPGIVMVHEWWGITPHIHNEARKFAEQGYTAFIADMYGDAKTADNPKDAGALAGSVMKDAKVMELRFNAAREQLAKQASVNPQRIGAVGYCFGGAVVLNMARAGADLAAVAGFHALLGPNTPAPAPGTVKAKILILNGADDPFVKREQYDALKKDFDAAKADYRIIEYPGAVHAFTNPEATELGKKFNLPLRYDAKADQESKAEAAKLFAANLQK, from the coding sequence ATGCGAACGATCATCGTCGGAGCACTTTGCGCCATCGCAATGGTCGCGAGCGCACACGCCGCGGTCAAGGAAGAGCCGGTCACCTACTCCGACGGCGAGACCACGATGAAGGGCTTCGTGGTCTATGACGACGCGAGCCAGGCCAAGCGGCCCGGCATCGTCATGGTGCACGAATGGTGGGGCATCACCCCGCATATCCATAACGAGGCGCGGAAGTTTGCGGAGCAGGGCTACACAGCCTTCATTGCGGACATGTACGGCGACGCCAAGACTGCCGACAACCCGAAGGATGCCGGCGCGCTCGCGGGGTCGGTGATGAAGGATGCGAAGGTGATGGAGCTGCGCTTCAACGCCGCGCGTGAGCAACTCGCCAAGCAGGCTTCGGTCAATCCTCAGCGGATCGGGGCCGTCGGTTACTGCTTTGGCGGCGCGGTGGTGCTGAACATGGCGCGCGCCGGCGCTGATCTCGCCGCCGTTGCGGGCTTTCACGCGTTGCTCGGGCCCAACACGCCCGCACCGGCGCCGGGCACCGTCAAGGCGAAAATCCTGATTCTGAACGGCGCCGACGACCCGTTCGTGAAGCGCGAGCAGTATGATGCGCTGAAGAAGGATTTCGACGCAGCGAAGGCCGATTACCGGATCATCGAATATCCGGGCGCCGTGCACGCGTTCACGAACCCCGAAGCCACCGAGCTCGGCAAGAAGTTCAACCTGCCGCTCAGATACGACGCCAAGGCCGATCAGGAATCGAAGGCCGAAGCGGCCAAGCTGTTTGCCGCAAACCTTCAGAAATGA
- the fdhF gene encoding formate dehydrogenase subunit alpha, with translation MSNNHNSGQTIQFELDGHQVEARAGETIWQVAKRQGTEIPHLCYSPEPDYRPDGNCRACMVEIEGERVLAASCKRTPSVGMKVKSASQRAVAAQKMVMELLVADQPARETSHDPDSKFWHWAEKTGVTESRFPATERWHADTSHPAMRVNLDACIQCGLCVRACREVQVNDVIGMAYRSHGSKIVFDFDDPMGESTCVACGECVQACPTGALMPAVMLDDKQTRVTWPDRKVDSLCPYCGVGCQVTYEVKDEKVIYAEGRDGPANHNRLCVKGRFGFDYIHHPNRLTKPLVRLPGVKKDANDQVDPANPYTHFREASWEEALDLAAAGLKKIRDEKGAKALAGFGSAKGSNEEAYLFQKLVRTGFGSNNVDHCTRLCHASSVAALFEGLSSGAVSAPFSAAADAEVIWVIGANPTVNHPVAATFIKNAAKRGAKLYVMDPRRQSLSRHATQHLAFKPGSDVAMLNAMIHTIITEGLTDEQYIAGYTEGYDELKAKIQEFTPERMSPICGIPAETLREVARAYARAKSSIIFWGMGISQHVHGTDNARCLIALALITGQVGRPGTGLHPLRGQNNVQGASDAGLIPMFLPDYQPVGRDDMRGAFEKLWGQELDPVRGLTVVEIMNAIHAGEIHGMYVEGENPAMSDPDLQHARQALAKLDHLVVQDLFVTETAFHADVILPASAFAEKSGSFTNTDRRVQLAREVIKPPGDARQDLWIIQEIAKRMGLPWNYAGPGEVFTEMAQLMPSLKNITWERLVREGAVTYPVDDPDKPGNEIIFTTGFPTESGRGKIVPAKVIPPDELPDDEYPMVLSTGRVLEHWHTGSMTRRAQVLDQIEPEAVAFMTPKDMRKKGLAPGDFIRLETRRGAVEVKVRADRDVPENMVFMPFCYAEAAANLLTNPALDPFGKIPEFKFCAVRAEKIDIRTAAE, from the coding sequence ATGAGCAACAATCACAACTCCGGCCAGACGATCCAGTTCGAGCTCGACGGCCATCAGGTCGAAGCGCGGGCCGGCGAAACGATTTGGCAGGTCGCCAAGCGCCAGGGTACCGAGATCCCACATCTGTGCTATTCGCCGGAGCCGGACTATCGGCCGGACGGCAATTGCCGCGCCTGCATGGTCGAAATCGAAGGCGAGCGCGTGCTGGCGGCGTCCTGCAAGCGGACGCCTTCGGTCGGCATGAAGGTGAAGTCGGCCAGCCAGCGCGCCGTCGCGGCGCAGAAGATGGTCATGGAGCTGCTCGTCGCCGATCAGCCGGCGCGCGAGACCTCGCACGATCCGGACTCGAAATTCTGGCACTGGGCCGAGAAGACCGGCGTCACCGAGAGCCGCTTCCCCGCCACCGAGCGCTGGCACGCCGACACCAGCCACCCGGCGATGCGCGTCAATCTCGACGCCTGCATCCAGTGCGGCCTGTGCGTGCGGGCGTGCCGCGAGGTGCAGGTCAACGACGTGATCGGCATGGCTTATCGTAGTCACGGCTCGAAAATCGTGTTCGACTTCGACGATCCGATGGGCGAATCGACCTGCGTCGCCTGCGGCGAATGCGTCCAGGCGTGTCCCACCGGAGCGCTGATGCCGGCGGTGATGCTCGACGACAAGCAGACGCGCGTCACCTGGCCCGACCGCAAGGTGGACTCGCTGTGCCCGTATTGCGGCGTCGGCTGTCAGGTCACCTATGAGGTCAAGGACGAGAAGGTGATCTACGCCGAAGGCCGTGATGGCCCCGCCAATCACAACCGGCTCTGCGTCAAGGGTCGCTTCGGGTTCGACTACATCCATCATCCGAACCGGCTGACCAAGCCGCTGGTGCGGCTGCCGGGCGTGAAGAAGGATGCCAACGACCAGGTCGATCCGGCCAATCCCTACACCCATTTCCGCGAGGCTTCCTGGGAAGAGGCGCTCGATCTTGCCGCGGCCGGCTTGAAGAAAATCCGCGATGAGAAGGGCGCCAAGGCGCTCGCCGGGTTCGGCTCGGCCAAGGGCTCGAACGAGGAAGCCTACCTGTTCCAGAAGCTGGTCCGCACCGGCTTCGGCTCCAACAATGTCGACCACTGCACGCGGCTGTGTCACGCCTCGTCGGTGGCGGCCTTGTTCGAGGGATTGAGCTCCGGCGCGGTGTCGGCACCGTTCTCGGCCGCGGCCGATGCCGAGGTGATCTGGGTGATCGGCGCCAATCCGACCGTGAACCATCCGGTCGCCGCGACCTTCATCAAGAATGCGGCCAAGCGAGGCGCGAAGCTCTACGTGATGGATCCACGCCGGCAGTCGCTGTCGCGGCATGCCACGCAGCATCTCGCTTTCAAGCCGGGCAGCGACGTCGCGATGCTGAACGCGATGATCCACACGATCATCACCGAGGGCCTGACCGACGAGCAGTACATCGCCGGTTATACCGAGGGCTATGACGAGCTGAAGGCGAAGATCCAGGAGTTCACGCCGGAGCGCATGTCGCCGATCTGCGGCATTCCCGCCGAGACGCTGCGCGAGGTGGCGCGTGCCTACGCCCGCGCCAAGTCGTCGATCATCTTCTGGGGCATGGGCATCAGCCAGCATGTCCATGGCACCGACAATGCACGCTGCCTGATCGCGCTGGCTTTGATCACCGGCCAGGTCGGCCGCCCCGGCACCGGGCTACATCCGCTGCGCGGCCAGAACAACGTGCAGGGTGCTTCCGACGCCGGCCTGATCCCGATGTTCCTGCCGGACTATCAGCCGGTCGGCCGCGACGACATGCGCGGCGCGTTCGAGAAGTTGTGGGGGCAGGAGCTCGATCCGGTGCGCGGGCTGACCGTGGTCGAGATCATGAACGCGATCCACGCCGGCGAAATCCACGGCATGTATGTCGAGGGCGAAAATCCCGCGATGTCGGATCCCGATTTGCAGCACGCGCGCCAGGCGCTGGCGAAGCTCGATCATCTCGTCGTGCAGGACCTGTTCGTCACCGAGACGGCATTCCATGCCGACGTCATCCTGCCGGCCTCGGCGTTCGCCGAAAAGTCCGGCTCCTTCACCAACACCGACCGCCGCGTCCAGCTGGCGCGCGAGGTGATCAAGCCGCCGGGCGATGCGCGGCAGGATCTCTGGATCATCCAGGAGATCGCCAAGCGGATGGGATTGCCCTGGAATTATGCGGGGCCGGGCGAGGTGTTCACCGAGATGGCCCAGCTGATGCCGTCGCTGAAGAACATCACCTGGGAGCGGCTGGTTCGTGAGGGCGCGGTGACCTATCCGGTCGACGATCCGGACAAGCCGGGCAATGAGATCATCTTCACGACCGGTTTCCCGACCGAGAGCGGTCGCGGCAAGATCGTGCCGGCCAAGGTGATTCCGCCGGACGAATTGCCCGACGACGAGTATCCGATGGTGCTGTCGACCGGCCGCGTGCTCGAGCATTGGCACACCGGCTCGATGACGCGGCGCGCGCAGGTGCTCGACCAGATCGAGCCCGAAGCGGTCGCGTTCATGACCCCGAAGGACATGCGCAAGAAGGGGCTCGCACCCGGCGACTTCATCCGCCTCGAGACGCGCCGCGGCGCGGTCGAGGTCAAGGTGCGCGCCGACCGCGACGTGCCCGAGAACATGGTCTTCATGCCGTTCTGCTACGCGGAAGCGGCTGCGAATTTGCTGACCAACCCGGCGCTCGATCCGTTCGGCAAGATTCCGGAGTTCAAGTTCTGCGCAGTCCGCGCCGAGAAGATCGATATCCGGACGGCGGCGGAATAG